A window of Tautonia plasticadhaerens contains these coding sequences:
- a CDS encoding ABC transporter ATP-binding protein: MDAPQAAPAPGPAGPAEPPRPIVELAGIGMEFRQHPVLRGVSIAVPKGQTLCVIGESGCGKTVLLKLMIGLLRPTRGAVRFDDNDLGTLDTYELNQVRLRFGFLFQMAALFDSLSIYDNVAFGPREHRLYDESMLRRVVLERLREVGLPPGIEAKKPAELSGGQRKRVGLARALATDPEVMLYDEPTTGLDPIMSDVINELILQTQRTKHTTGIVVTHDMKTVTKVADRVVMLYPLSRLRPDEPQILFDGPPDALEDHPDPRVRQFVRGEAGERLSELRG, from the coding sequence ATGGACGCCCCCCAGGCTGCCCCCGCCCCCGGGCCCGCGGGCCCGGCCGAGCCCCCCCGGCCGATCGTCGAGCTGGCGGGGATCGGCATGGAGTTCCGCCAGCATCCGGTGCTCCGGGGCGTGTCGATCGCCGTGCCCAAGGGGCAGACGCTCTGCGTCATCGGCGAGAGCGGCTGCGGCAAGACCGTCCTGCTGAAGCTGATGATCGGCCTGCTCCGCCCCACCCGGGGGGCCGTCCGCTTCGACGACAACGACCTGGGGACGCTCGACACCTACGAGCTGAACCAGGTCCGGCTGCGGTTCGGGTTCCTCTTCCAGATGGCGGCCCTGTTCGACAGCCTCTCCATCTACGACAACGTCGCCTTCGGCCCCCGGGAGCACCGGCTCTACGACGAGTCGATGCTCCGGCGGGTCGTCCTGGAACGGCTCCGGGAGGTCGGCCTGCCGCCGGGGATCGAGGCCAAGAAGCCGGCCGAGCTGTCCGGCGGCCAGCGCAAGCGGGTCGGCCTGGCCCGGGCGCTGGCCACCGACCCGGAGGTCATGCTCTACGACGAGCCGACCACGGGCCTGGACCCGATCATGAGCGACGTGATCAACGAGCTGATCCTGCAGACCCAGCGGACCAAGCACACCACCGGCATCGTGGTCACCCACGACATGAAGACCGTGACGAAGGTGGCCGACCGCGTGGTCATGCTCTACCCCCTCTCCCGGCTCCGCCCCGACGAGCCCCAGATCCTCTTCGACGGCCCCCCCGACGCCCTGGAAGACCACCCCGACCCCCGGGTCCGCCAGTTCGTCCGGGGCGAGGCCGGCGAGCGCCTCAGCGAGCTTCGGGGGTGA
- a CDS encoding PEP-CTERM sorting domain-containing protein, whose product MSLSLRTPRTRRGLPLALALALLGLASTPSSASVLTFDDIALGPDGTANVFGLYEDPGSGFFLAGDFQARGAGATSSLTPETSEGSGMITTSLAPFGPGLVTLTHEDGLPFELVSIDLAREFQFNDPSAGVSFPEVTFTGILAGGGTVSQTFSVDQEGFFFRTFAFSGAFTGLAAVTWEQPAFGVPDPNNPGRILGLHQFDRIAVNVVPEPSSMGMVVLGALGVAAGLTRRRRPALAPARASG is encoded by the coding sequence ATGTCTCTGAGTCTCCGCACGCCTCGAACCCGACGGGGCCTGCCGCTGGCCCTGGCCCTCGCCCTGCTGGGCCTGGCCTCGACCCCCTCGTCGGCGTCCGTCCTGACGTTCGACGACATCGCGCTCGGGCCGGACGGGACGGCGAACGTCTTCGGACTCTATGAGGATCCCGGGTCGGGGTTCTTCTTGGCCGGCGACTTCCAGGCGCGCGGTGCGGGGGCGACGTCCAGCCTCACCCCGGAGACGTCGGAGGGCTCGGGGATGATCACGACGTCGCTGGCCCCATTCGGACCGGGGCTCGTCACGCTCACCCACGAAGACGGCCTCCCCTTCGAGCTCGTCTCCATCGACCTGGCGCGGGAGTTCCAGTTCAACGACCCGTCGGCGGGCGTCAGCTTCCCCGAGGTGACGTTCACGGGGATCCTCGCCGGCGGCGGGACGGTCTCGCAGACGTTCTCGGTGGACCAGGAGGGCTTCTTCTTCCGGACCTTCGCATTCTCGGGGGCCTTCACGGGCCTCGCGGCCGTGACCTGGGAGCAGCCGGCCTTCGGCGTGCCGGACCCGAACAACCCGGGCCGGATCCTCGGGCTCCACCAGTTCGATCGCATCGCGGTCAACGTCGTCCCCGAGCCCTCATCGATGGGGATGGTCGTCCTGGGGGCCCTCGGGGTGGCCGCGGGCCTGACCCGTCGCCGCCGACCGGCCCTCGCGCCGGCCCGCGCCTCGGGCTGA
- a CDS encoding MlaD family protein, protein MNERVMQFRIGMFVIVTGMVLTMLIVWFEAPALIQERHYVTVFFAEAPGIDRGIPVRKSGVRVGEVFGFTFTEPRQPDGVLVTLSLDPEYTIRTGTIPRLGRALIGDVAIDLLPGPGDGTGAMETFDSPDEAARPDHWVDGLVATDPFLLLTDASKVFERADSTMVAIEAAATNLSAIVGKADSIDEFLDTWGETGRSIDAVADDLGRVLRENEAEIKPTVATIRSVAEKLDGAFDDATTDQVKQTLARVASASERLDAMLAALEPVAAELKYGPADKPRTNLGQTLLRANKIAYDISVLTAYLQDGKGRLNTRGTLQRLVADPQLYEDVRLVVRAAEATVNDARSVLRTFGSFAEKISRDPGLITTGVLNGR, encoded by the coding sequence ATGAACGAACGCGTGATGCAGTTCCGGATCGGCATGTTCGTCATCGTCACGGGCATGGTGCTGACGATGCTGATCGTCTGGTTCGAGGCCCCGGCGCTGATCCAGGAGCGGCATTACGTGACCGTCTTCTTCGCCGAGGCCCCCGGCATCGACCGGGGCATCCCCGTGCGCAAGAGCGGCGTCCGGGTCGGCGAGGTCTTCGGCTTCACCTTCACCGAGCCCCGGCAGCCCGACGGGGTGCTCGTCACCCTCTCGCTCGACCCCGAATACACGATCCGGACGGGGACCATCCCCCGGCTCGGCCGGGCGTTGATCGGCGACGTGGCCATCGACCTGCTGCCCGGCCCCGGCGACGGCACCGGCGCGATGGAGACCTTCGACTCCCCCGACGAGGCCGCCCGCCCCGACCACTGGGTCGACGGCCTGGTCGCCACCGACCCCTTCCTGCTGCTGACCGACGCCTCCAAGGTCTTCGAGCGGGCCGACAGCACGATGGTCGCCATCGAGGCCGCCGCCACCAACCTCTCGGCGATCGTCGGCAAGGCCGACTCGATCGACGAGTTCCTCGACACCTGGGGGGAGACCGGCCGGAGCATCGACGCGGTGGCCGACGACCTCGGCCGGGTCCTCCGCGAGAACGAGGCCGAGATCAAGCCGACGGTCGCCACCATCCGGAGCGTCGCCGAGAAGCTCGACGGCGCCTTCGACGACGCCACCACGGACCAGGTGAAGCAGACCCTCGCCCGGGTTGCCTCCGCCTCCGAGCGGCTCGACGCCATGCTCGCCGCCCTGGAGCCGGTCGCCGCCGAGTTAAAGTACGGCCCCGCCGATAAGCCCCGGACCAACCTCGGCCAGACCCTCCTCCGCGCCAACAAGATCGCCTACGACATCAGCGTCCTCACCGCCTACCTCCAGGACGGCAAGGGCCGCCTGAACACCCGGGGCACGCTCCAGCGCCTGGTGGCCGACCCCCAGCTCTACGAGGACGTCCGCCTCGTCGTCCGGGCCGCCGAGGCCACCGTCAACGACGCCCGGTCCGTCCTCCGCACCTTCGGCTCCTTCGCCGAGAAGATCTCCCGGGACCCCGGCCTCATCACCACCGGGGTCCTCAACGGCCGGTGA